Proteins encoded within one genomic window of Prochlorococcus marinus str. MIT 9515:
- the pdeM gene encoding ligase-associated DNA damage response endonuclease PdeM, which produces MKKKYFSIGWGDSTIQMLPSKALFLPKTKELLICDVHLGKADYFQKNGIPLTNNSDEQNLLRIKNVVINNNPNKLIILGDLFHSKYSISELLKSKVEHLSESLNIKIELIVGNHDIGCKVKNIKFINYKRSSNFIFSHEPLGKFENNILNICGHYHPKIFLKNSKDKLSFKCFAMDKKNNTLYLPAFGDLTGGYPCKSSFKKWVIVSDTEIIEI; this is translated from the coding sequence ATGAAAAAAAAGTATTTTTCAATAGGTTGGGGGGATTCAACAATACAAATGCTCCCTTCAAAAGCATTATTTCTGCCTAAAACAAAAGAACTATTAATTTGTGATGTTCATCTAGGGAAAGCAGACTATTTTCAGAAGAATGGTATCCCTCTTACGAATAATTCAGATGAGCAAAACTTATTAAGAATAAAAAATGTAGTAATAAACAACAATCCTAATAAATTAATTATTTTAGGAGATTTGTTTCATAGTAAATATTCGATTAGCGAGTTATTAAAAAGTAAAGTAGAACATCTTTCAGAATCGTTAAATATAAAAATTGAGTTAATTGTTGGAAATCATGATATCGGCTGTAAAGTCAAAAATATAAAATTTATCAATTATAAAAGGTCTAGTAATTTTATATTTAGTCATGAGCCATTAGGTAAATTTGAAAATAATATTTTAAATATTTGTGGACATTATCATCCTAAAATCTTTTTAAAAAATTCAAAAGATAAATTATCCTTTAAATGTTTTGCTATGGATAAAAAAAATAATACACTATACCTTCCAGCTTTTGGAGATCTAACTGGAGGATATCCATGTAAAAGTTCATTCAAAAAATGGGTTATAGTTTCTGATACAGAAATTATTGAAATATAA
- a CDS encoding CGLD27 family protein — translation MNESNCPVPKDQQPTNEFIELSKSRIFSLPKSKKTFLFILLLFWVGTFLLFVIISSGSVYFQTATIRYILLSFFCSLSIPFLFSIRLYLGWNHIFKRLTSEKVEYEESGWYDGQIWIKPINLKEKESLIASLEVKPILKNLIQILSLIIIFALLGILLFQYKNI, via the coding sequence ATGAACGAATCTAATTGTCCTGTTCCTAAAGACCAACAACCAACAAATGAATTTATTGAATTATCAAAATCTAGAATATTTTCATTGCCAAAATCCAAAAAAACTTTTTTATTTATTTTACTTTTATTTTGGGTAGGTACTTTTCTATTATTCGTTATTATTTCTTCAGGTAGTGTATATTTTCAAACTGCCACAATAAGATACATTTTATTGAGCTTTTTTTGTAGTTTGTCCATACCTTTTCTCTTCTCTATTAGGTTATATCTTGGCTGGAATCATATATTCAAAAGATTAACTTCTGAGAAAGTAGAATATGAAGAATCAGGTTGGTATGACGGACAAATATGGATCAAACCAATTAATTTAAAGGAGAAAGAATCATTAATAGCATCATTAGAAGTAAAACCAATTTTAAAAAATTTAATTCAAATTTTATCTCTCATTATAATTTTTGCTTTACTTGGAATTTTGCTCTTCCAATACAAAAATATTTAA
- a CDS encoding type 1 glutamine amidotransferase produces MKRLLVLQHIEIEGPGLFYQIAKERQMNIEIIRLDQGDNLPKTNEDDLILIMGGPMGIQDIGSKKYPWLKKERDFIKSELKKKTPIIGVCLGAQLLANAAGGDIEILKQGNPPKPLPEIGWSQIFFNQTNNDIKKFCKTPFHVLHWHGDKILLPGNAELIASSKRCKEQFFRIGERAYGLQFHIESIKEMTEKWIKEDKIFINRSLGKNGQAILREEEKKFGEKTVLKRRLLINELFNLLSKH; encoded by the coding sequence ATGAAACGACTATTAGTCTTGCAGCATATAGAAATCGAAGGACCAGGCCTTTTTTACCAGATAGCCAAAGAGAGGCAGATGAATATAGAAATTATCCGTCTAGATCAAGGGGATAACTTACCTAAAACTAATGAAGACGATTTAATTTTAATTATGGGTGGACCAATGGGAATACAAGATATTGGAAGTAAAAAATATCCATGGCTAAAAAAAGAAAGAGATTTTATTAAGTCAGAATTAAAAAAAAAGACACCTATTATTGGAGTTTGTTTAGGAGCGCAGTTATTGGCGAACGCAGCCGGTGGAGATATCGAAATTTTAAAACAAGGAAATCCCCCTAAACCTTTACCAGAAATTGGTTGGTCTCAAATCTTTTTTAATCAAACAAATAATGACATAAAGAAATTTTGTAAAACTCCTTTTCATGTCCTACATTGGCATGGGGATAAAATTTTACTGCCGGGTAATGCAGAACTTATAGCAAGTAGTAAACGTTGTAAAGAGCAATTTTTTAGGATTGGCGAAAGAGCTTATGGTTTACAATTCCATATTGAGTCAATAAAAGAAATGACCGAAAAATGGATTAAAGAGGATAAAATCTTTATAAATAGAAGCTTAGGAAAAAATGGTCAGGCAATTTTAAGAGAAGAAGAAAAAAAGTTCGGAGAAAAAACAGTTTTAAAAAGAAGACTTTTAATAAATGAGCTTTTCAACTTGTTAAGTAAACATTAA
- a CDS encoding TIGR02450 family Trp-rich protein: MKWPPTSCWTAPKTIDGNRHYQVKAYGGKFDKRWVDLFPTKNKKDIIRISWKTLKSTWISGWSRLPKDL, from the coding sequence ATGAAATGGCCTCCTACAAGTTGCTGGACAGCACCAAAAACAATAGACGGTAATCGTCATTATCAAGTTAAAGCCTATGGAGGAAAATTTGATAAAAGATGGGTAGATCTATTTCCGACCAAAAATAAAAAAGATATTATTAGGATTTCATGGAAAACTTTAAAATCAACTTGGATTAGTGGTTGGTCTAGACTACCAAAAGATTTATGA
- a CDS encoding DUF1499 domain-containing protein produces MTYTAQGLAPVTNPLNSVLIEKKLINVDQKFIQLVSIAENLPRTEVLESGRNYWRGVCRSAIFRFPDDLEILKLDARSYIDRSKGIIQIRSAARLGQSDLGVNLRRVEYLFNQLEKR; encoded by the coding sequence ATGACTTATACAGCTCAAGGTCTTGCTCCAGTAACAAACCCCTTAAATAGTGTTTTAATTGAAAAGAAATTAATAAATGTTGATCAAAAATTTATTCAACTTGTTTCTATAGCGGAGAATTTACCTAGAACCGAAGTCCTTGAAAGCGGCAGAAATTACTGGAGAGGCGTTTGTAGAAGTGCAATTTTCAGATTTCCAGATGATCTTGAAATATTAAAACTCGATGCAAGAAGTTATATTGATAGATCAAAAGGAATAATCCAAATAAGATCGGCGGCAAGATTAGGTCAATCAGATTTAGGAGTTAATTTAAGAAGAGTAGAATATTTATTTAATCAACTAGAGAAAAGATAA
- the pstA gene encoding phosphate ABC transporter permease PstA gives MNSLYYQKRLSRNIGDKFFTSLSVICAVIAILPLIFLVTYILIKGGSQITPELFTLEPNPPGDDLDAGGINPALVGTLIITSIASIIAIPVGVGGGIYLAEYSKGGLFSRFIRFGVNVLAGVPSIIAGVFIYALIVSTKILFGSMYSGLAGGMALSILMLPTIIKTTDEGLKLVPNELRYASLGVGASMYTTILKVTLPSAFRSIATGVVLGIARAAGETAPLIFTALFSYYYITGFGDLFYEMGSLAVLIYNFALEPYDAQNKLAWAASFILVLSVLSVNIFSRILTAFNEKTKRV, from the coding sequence ATGAATTCACTTTATTACCAGAAAAGATTATCAAGAAATATAGGAGATAAATTCTTTACTTCTTTATCAGTAATTTGTGCAGTAATAGCGATACTGCCTTTGATTTTTCTGGTTACTTATATTCTTATTAAAGGTGGATCTCAAATTACACCAGAACTATTTACGTTAGAACCAAATCCACCTGGAGATGATTTAGATGCAGGTGGTATTAATCCTGCATTAGTAGGGACATTAATAATCACTTCCATTGCTTCAATTATTGCGATTCCAGTAGGTGTTGGAGGCGGTATATATTTAGCAGAGTACTCAAAAGGAGGCCTTTTTTCGAGATTTATCAGGTTCGGGGTAAATGTTTTAGCTGGAGTACCTTCAATTATTGCTGGAGTATTTATTTATGCCTTAATTGTTTCAACAAAGATCTTATTTGGAAGTATGTATAGCGGTTTGGCTGGAGGTATGGCCCTTTCAATATTGATGTTACCTACAATTATCAAAACAACTGATGAAGGTCTAAAGTTAGTGCCCAATGAATTAAGATATGCCTCTCTTGGAGTTGGAGCAAGTATGTATACAACAATATTAAAAGTAACCCTACCCTCTGCATTTAGATCAATTGCTACTGGTGTTGTACTTGGCATTGCAAGAGCTGCAGGGGAAACAGCACCTTTGATATTTACTGCTTTATTTTCTTACTACTACATAACTGGTTTTGGAGATTTGTTTTATGAGATGGGTTCATTGGCCGTATTGATATATAATTTTGCTCTTGAACCATATGATGCACAGAATAAACTTGCTTGGGCAGCTTCCTTTATTCTTGTTTTATCGGTACTATCAGTAAATATATTCTCAAGGATATTAACCGCTTTTAATGAGAAAACTAAGAGAGTATAA
- a CDS encoding chlorophyll a/b-binding protein produces the protein MSPLTGFIIVLVAITFQFTLYTIKRLQEPLEPNLTTTQTSIKMNNSKRSYWKNAEITNGRLAMVGLLALVVNYGFFGWIIPGFI, from the coding sequence ATGAGCCCACTTACTGGATTCATAATTGTTCTAGTAGCTATAACTTTTCAGTTTACTTTATACACAATAAAAAGATTACAAGAGCCCTTAGAACCAAATTTAACTACAACTCAAACATCCATCAAAATGAACAATTCTAAAAGAAGTTATTGGAAAAATGCTGAAATAACAAACGGTAGATTAGCTATGGTGGGACTTTTAGCATTAGTCGTAAATTATGGTTTTTTTGGTTGGATAATTCCAGGATTTATTTAA
- a CDS encoding SDR family oxidoreductase, with protein sequence MSCYLITGSNRGIGLELCKQLVERGDKVIATCRKASAELKNLSVRIEEEVDITSENSINSLRENLSGIQLDCLIHNAGIYEFNSIDDLDQESVIRQFVVNALSPLSMTKSLKGFLKKSSKIGFITSRMGSIGDNSSGSSYGYRMSKVALSMAAKSLSRDLLKEEIYVAILHPGLVSTRMTGFTKNGISTEESANGLLKRIDSLNRNNTGTFWHTNGEILPW encoded by the coding sequence ATGTCTTGTTATCTTATTACAGGCTCAAATAGGGGAATTGGCCTGGAACTATGCAAACAACTAGTTGAAAGAGGAGATAAAGTAATAGCCACCTGTAGAAAGGCTTCTGCAGAATTAAAAAACTTAAGTGTACGAATTGAGGAGGAAGTTGACATTACTTCTGAAAATTCCATAAATAGTTTGAGAGAAAATTTATCAGGGATCCAATTAGATTGCTTAATTCATAATGCAGGTATTTATGAATTTAATTCAATTGATGATTTGGATCAAGAAAGTGTAATTCGTCAATTTGTAGTAAATGCATTGAGTCCACTATCTATGACTAAATCTCTGAAAGGTTTTTTAAAAAAATCTTCAAAGATTGGATTTATCACAAGTCGAATGGGTTCTATAGGTGATAATTCATCTGGTAGTTCATATGGCTATAGGATGTCCAAAGTTGCCTTATCTATGGCGGCGAAATCGCTTTCAAGAGATTTGTTAAAAGAAGAAATCTACGTTGCTATTTTACATCCAGGCTTAGTAAGTACGCGTATGACTGGATTTACTAAGAACGGTATATCTACAGAAGAATCTGCCAATGGACTTTTAAAACGCATTGACTCTCTTAATAGGAACAATACTGGAACTTTTTGGCACACGAATGGAGAGATCTTGCCTTGGTAA
- the pstB gene encoding phosphate ABC transporter ATP-binding protein PstB translates to MIKNNKKTAKNIILSLDNVSISYGTFEAVKNVFCNFKKGNITSLIGPSGCGKSTVLRSLNRMNDLIPNCSLNGTVLFDGTNIYDKRVDPVEVRRRIGMVFQQPNPFPKSIYENIAFGARINGFAGDMNELVERSLRKAALWDECKDKLNDSGYSLSGGQQQRLCIARTIAIEPEIILMDEPCSALDPISTLKIEETMHELKKNYTIIIVTHNMQQALRVSDMTAFFNAIEHEDGDGGKVGYLAEFNSTKRIFSSPKEKTTQEYISGKFG, encoded by the coding sequence ATGATTAAAAATAATAAAAAAACAGCAAAGAATATCATTTTATCTCTTGATAATGTATCTATTAGCTATGGAACTTTTGAAGCTGTAAAAAATGTTTTTTGTAACTTTAAAAAAGGAAATATAACCTCTCTTATTGGACCTTCAGGTTGTGGTAAATCAACTGTTCTTAGATCTCTAAACAGAATGAATGATCTAATTCCTAATTGTTCACTGAATGGAACTGTTCTTTTTGATGGAACTAATATTTATGACAAAAGAGTAGATCCAGTTGAAGTAAGAAGAAGAATTGGGATGGTTTTTCAACAACCTAATCCTTTCCCAAAATCTATCTATGAAAATATTGCATTCGGGGCAAGAATTAATGGCTTTGCTGGTGACATGAATGAACTAGTGGAAAGGTCCTTGAGAAAAGCTGCTTTGTGGGACGAATGTAAGGATAAATTAAATGATAGTGGTTACTCTTTATCAGGTGGACAACAGCAAAGATTATGTATTGCCCGAACCATTGCAATTGAACCTGAAATCATACTTATGGATGAGCCTTGCTCGGCACTAGATCCTATCTCAACTCTGAAAATAGAAGAAACAATGCATGAGCTGAAGAAAAATTACACAATAATAATAGTTACTCACAATATGCAGCAAGCTCTAAGAGTAAGTGATATGACCGCTTTCTTTAACGCAATAGAACACGAAGATGGCGATGGAGGTAAAGTTGGATATCTTGCGGAATTTAATTCTACAAAAAGAATTTTCAGTTCTCCTAAGGAAAAAACTACTCAAGAATATATCTCAGGAAAATTCGGTTAA
- a CDS encoding envelope glycoprotein-lik protein, with protein sequence MSENRSTFDGIYRLIASQPWMTENEAKVLLVMMYASGTKSLGLEGKTLNKFLERSLEKMCSDNKENLQEFLLKIKDKFPNNELLSKN encoded by the coding sequence ATGTCAGAAAATAGAAGTACATTTGATGGTATTTACAGGTTAATAGCATCGCAACCTTGGATGACCGAAAATGAGGCAAAAGTATTATTAGTAATGATGTACGCTTCAGGAACAAAGTCGTTAGGATTAGAAGGTAAAACTTTAAACAAATTTTTGGAGAGGTCACTAGAAAAGATGTGTTCTGATAATAAGGAAAATTTACAAGAATTTCTTTTGAAAATTAAAGATAAATTTCCAAATAATGAACTACTTTCTAAAAATTAA
- a CDS encoding high light inducible protein, which translates to MSNSSYTTTESGGRQNMFPSETRPYIDETVSYDSYPQNAEKVNGRWAMIGFVALLGAYVSTGQIIPGIF; encoded by the coding sequence ATGTCAAACTCTTCATACACCACAACTGAGTCTGGCGGAAGACAAAACATGTTTCCATCAGAAACACGTCCTTATATCGACGAGACGGTTTCTTACGATAGTTACCCTCAAAATGCTGAAAAAGTTAATGGACGTTGGGCAATGATTGGTTTCGTAGCACTATTAGGCGCATACGTATCAACAGGCCAAATCATTCCTGGTATTTTCTAA
- a CDS encoding DUF3318 domain-containing protein, producing MSELQRLKSLLPPENESWVFIEAAAAIDPPLITLEEIGRDEVEIQIDLEEWDNYAIDHRNLLFWHEVGKIQNDAIPRDGWEMAALAIGLGGAIGELWVQDGLLLLLALGLSGFAGYRLYIKNNSEKKLQDAIFADERAIDLACRFGYSVPNAYKSLGGALKELIEKTRKKKKRSFFEDRLEALRKSAEKARSELSQQEGSSKSVSSENVYGQ from the coding sequence ATGAGCGAACTTCAGCGACTAAAAAGTTTGTTGCCTCCTGAGAATGAAAGTTGGGTTTTTATCGAAGCTGCCGCCGCTATAGATCCGCCCTTAATTACATTGGAGGAAATTGGTCGCGACGAGGTTGAAATTCAAATAGATTTAGAAGAATGGGATAATTATGCAATAGATCATAGAAACTTATTATTTTGGCATGAAGTAGGAAAGATTCAGAACGATGCTATTCCTAGAGATGGTTGGGAAATGGCAGCTTTAGCAATAGGACTTGGTGGAGCTATTGGCGAACTATGGGTACAAGATGGATTACTTTTACTACTTGCCTTAGGTTTATCTGGTTTTGCAGGATATAGGCTTTATATAAAAAATAATTCAGAAAAAAAACTACAAGATGCTATTTTTGCAGATGAAAGAGCGATAGACCTTGCATGTAGGTTTGGTTATAGTGTACCTAATGCATATAAAAGTCTTGGAGGAGCATTAAAAGAGTTAATAGAAAAAACCAGAAAGAAGAAAAAAAGAAGTTTTTTTGAAGATAGATTAGAAGCACTAAGAAAAAGCGCAGAAAAAGCAAGATCAGAACTATCACAACAAGAAGGTTCAAGCAAATCAGTATCAAGCGAAAACGTTTATGGACAGTAA
- a CDS encoding asparaginase codes for MSSNFKNLYTSNNPPLEVLLIRGSKLESIHLVHAVISDKKGRVLMCAGNPEYKSFIRSALKPFQAIPFVSSGASSKIKNSSKSIALSCGSHSGSISHIREAFKILWEYDIDIHSLKCPLKIKSPLEHNCSGKHAAFLATCKKLNWPLESYLKGDHPLQVEIFRKISEFLEVPLEEIYAERDDCGAPTLYMKLIEMAKLYSLLSSSVNAELEQISRAMTTHPTMISGQNRFDTEVIQASHGQVISKGGAEGIQCLCKVNEGMGLAIKVEDGSKRAKQAVGLHLLKQLGWISELRIQDIEDKILKLSEGVQIKVKGQLNFQES; via the coding sequence ATGAGTTCTAATTTTAAAAATTTATATACATCTAATAATCCTCCTTTAGAAGTGCTCCTAATAAGAGGTTCAAAACTTGAATCAATTCACTTGGTACATGCTGTAATAAGTGATAAAAAAGGTAGGGTTTTGATGTGTGCGGGCAATCCAGAATATAAAAGCTTTATAAGATCAGCATTAAAACCTTTTCAAGCAATTCCATTTGTAAGTAGTGGTGCTTCATCAAAAATTAAAAATTCATCAAAGTCAATAGCACTATCATGTGGATCTCATAGTGGATCCATATCACACATAAGAGAAGCTTTCAAAATCTTATGGGAATACGATATAGATATACATAGTCTTAAATGCCCTTTAAAAATAAAAAGTCCATTAGAACATAATTGTTCAGGTAAGCATGCAGCCTTTCTCGCAACATGTAAAAAATTAAATTGGCCTTTAGAAAGTTATTTAAAGGGAGATCATCCTCTTCAAGTAGAAATATTCAGAAAAATATCAGAATTTCTTGAAGTTCCACTAGAGGAAATTTATGCAGAAAGAGATGACTGCGGTGCTCCTACTCTTTATATGAAGTTAATAGAAATGGCAAAACTATATTCACTTTTAAGTAGTTCGGTCAACGCTGAGTTAGAGCAAATAAGTAGAGCTATGACAACTCATCCAACAATGATAAGTGGCCAAAACAGATTCGATACGGAAGTAATACAGGCCTCACATGGGCAAGTTATAAGTAAAGGAGGTGCAGAGGGAATCCAATGCCTTTGCAAAGTAAATGAAGGAATGGGTTTAGCTATAAAAGTAGAAGATGGTTCAAAAAGAGCGAAACAAGCTGTGGGCTTACATTTATTAAAACAACTAGGATGGATTTCTGAATTAAGAATACAAGACATAGAGGACAAGATCTTAAAACTATCTGAAGGTGTGCAAATAAAAGTAAAAGGTCAACTAAATTTCCAAGAATCCTAA
- a CDS encoding high light inducible protein: MTPEAERFNGWAAMLGFVAAVGAYVTTGQIIPGWF; this comes from the coding sequence ATGACACCAGAAGCAGAAAGATTTAACGGTTGGGCAGCAATGCTCGGTTTCGTTGCAGCAGTTGGAGCATATGTAACAACAGGTCAAATTATTCCTGGATGGTTCTAA
- a CDS encoding potassium channel family protein, giving the protein MKLRLFEYYFVKDYLRPWLGLIYSLFFLFCLGASGYRITEGWEWSDCLWMVLITITTIGFGEVQPLSPEGRIITVLIIVGGLIFVQFTFQKTVRLFESGYFQRVNELRFKRILRKMENHVILCGYGRVGQEISNQIKTQNIPIIVVESDEARKKIAEENGLEVLCADATLDETLKLAGLEKCKSLVVTLSNDAANLYVVLSAKGIRSSIRVISRAGTEEAASKLRLAGASIVVSPYIAAGRAMASMALRPIAIDFLDLLAGSECEIEEFELSNDINLFETAEKRSLSELGIGKKSGAKILAIKEYEKLVTNPGGNFILQPGQVLIAFGSKEQLNILKNLLGNLVVAVELLK; this is encoded by the coding sequence ATGAAACTTAGATTATTCGAATACTATTTTGTTAAAGACTATTTGAGGCCTTGGCTAGGTCTTATTTATTCCTTATTCTTTCTATTCTGTTTAGGTGCCTCTGGGTATCGAATAACAGAGGGTTGGGAATGGAGTGATTGTTTATGGATGGTTCTAATCACAATAACCACAATTGGTTTTGGAGAGGTTCAACCGTTAAGTCCTGAAGGCAGAATAATAACTGTTCTAATAATCGTTGGGGGATTAATTTTTGTTCAATTTACATTTCAAAAAACTGTTAGATTATTTGAATCCGGCTATTTTCAAAGAGTAAATGAATTACGTTTTAAGAGAATTCTTAGAAAAATGGAAAATCATGTAATTTTATGCGGATATGGAAGGGTAGGTCAAGAAATATCTAACCAAATAAAAACACAAAATATTCCAATTATTGTTGTTGAAAGCGATGAAGCCAGAAAAAAGATTGCTGAAGAAAATGGTTTAGAAGTGCTTTGTGCAGATGCGACCCTTGATGAAACTTTAAAACTTGCAGGATTAGAAAAATGCAAGAGTTTGGTCGTTACCTTGTCTAATGATGCAGCAAATTTATATGTGGTTTTGAGTGCTAAAGGTATAAGAAGTTCTATAAGAGTTATTTCAAGAGCTGGAACTGAAGAGGCCGCAAGCAAATTGAGATTAGCTGGTGCAAGTATAGTTGTGAGTCCTTATATCGCTGCAGGTAGAGCAATGGCATCAATGGCTTTAAGACCAATAGCTATTGACTTTCTTGATCTTCTCGCTGGAAGTGAATGTGAAATTGAAGAATTTGAACTAAGTAATGATATTAATCTTTTTGAAACGGCAGAGAAAAGATCTCTTTCTGAACTAGGAATAGGTAAAAAGAGTGGTGCAAAAATATTAGCTATTAAGGAATACGAGAAGTTAGTGACCAATCCTGGAGGTAACTTTATACTTCAGCCAGGACAAGTATTAATAGCATTTGGTAGTAAAGAACAACTAAATATTTTGAAAAACCTTTTAGGAAATCTTGTTGTAGCAGTAGAACTTTTAAAGTAG
- the rsfS gene encoding ribosome silencing factor: protein MDSKFLVLMAAKACDEKKAKEIRLININKVSYISEWILIAEGLSDVQVRSITNSVEMELRENANIEPIRKEGVNEAKWALLDYGDLIINIFQPEIRKFYDLESFWSNGDNLKFP from the coding sequence ATGGACAGTAAATTTTTAGTTTTAATGGCAGCAAAAGCTTGTGATGAAAAAAAGGCCAAAGAGATAAGATTGATTAACATTAATAAAGTTTCGTACATTAGTGAATGGATACTTATTGCTGAAGGCCTTTCAGATGTTCAAGTTAGATCGATTACTAACTCTGTTGAGATGGAATTGAGAGAAAATGCAAATATCGAACCAATTAGAAAAGAGGGAGTTAATGAGGCAAAATGGGCTCTACTTGATTATGGTGATTTAATAATCAATATTTTTCAACCTGAAATAAGAAAGTTTTATGACCTTGAATCTTTTTGGAGCAATGGAGATAACTTGAAATTTCCTTAA
- a CDS encoding chlorophyll a/b-binding protein — MSPLADFLIFIVSLTALLVAYLAKQFQEENLIYSNKNQMTNTETKTKTKTKTIEKEKVVAETLNGRFAMIGLIAAVGAYLTTGQIIPGFV; from the coding sequence ATGAGCCCCTTAGCAGATTTTTTGATTTTCATTGTATCTTTAACTGCTCTACTCGTTGCTTATTTAGCTAAACAATTTCAAGAAGAAAATTTAATCTATTCAAACAAAAATCAAATGACTAATACAGAAACAAAAACAAAAACAAAAACAAAAACAATCGAGAAGGAAAAGGTTGTTGCAGAAACTCTTAACGGGAGATTCGCAATGATCGGTCTTATAGCTGCAGTTGGTGCATATCTAACTACAGGTCAAATTATTCCCGGTTTCGTTTAA
- the pstC gene encoding phosphate ABC transporter permease subunit PstC — MEEKLTLFKNRKRFGIEKNIDIIFKNTALFLSSFVAIILLGIILVVFFQSFESFSRYGLQFLVTSEWNPVKDEYGAFTAIYGTLVTSILSLLITIPLGVGTAIFLTEDFVPKVAREIIGSFVELLAAIPSVVLGLWAIFVIEPFFREFFVFLHNFFGWIPLFSSEPSGRNSLLAILILVVMLLPIVTSIARDSLNQVPKKLRNAAYGIGASRWKTIFSVILPAALSGIMAGVLLALGRAMGETMAVTMIIGNSNKFSWSLLSPGYTISSMLANQFGEADGSQVSSLFYAAFVLMILSLFVNIFAQWLVKKFSLKY, encoded by the coding sequence ATGGAAGAGAAATTAACTCTTTTCAAGAATCGCAAAAGATTCGGTATCGAAAAAAATATAGATATTATCTTCAAGAATACTGCTCTATTTTTGTCTAGTTTCGTAGCAATAATACTTTTAGGAATTATTTTGGTAGTTTTTTTTCAGTCATTTGAATCTTTTTCAAGATACGGATTGCAGTTTCTAGTAACCTCTGAATGGAATCCAGTAAAAGATGAATACGGAGCTTTTACTGCAATATATGGGACATTGGTAACCTCAATTCTTTCGTTATTAATAACTATTCCTCTGGGAGTTGGGACCGCAATATTTCTTACCGAAGACTTTGTACCTAAAGTTGCTAGAGAAATTATAGGCTCATTTGTTGAATTACTAGCAGCGATACCATCAGTTGTATTAGGGCTATGGGCAATATTTGTCATTGAACCTTTTTTTAGAGAATTTTTTGTCTTTTTACATAATTTCTTTGGTTGGATACCTTTATTCAGTTCGGAACCTTCTGGAAGAAATTCCTTGCTAGCAATATTGATATTAGTCGTAATGCTTTTACCTATAGTGACATCAATTGCAAGGGATTCACTTAATCAGGTTCCTAAAAAGCTAAGAAATGCAGCATATGGAATTGGAGCAAGTAGATGGAAAACAATATTTTCAGTGATTTTGCCGGCAGCATTATCAGGAATTATGGCGGGTGTTTTATTGGCTTTAGGCAGGGCAATGGGTGAAACGATGGCTGTAACAATGATTATTGGTAATTCCAATAAATTTAGTTGGTCTCTATTATCTCCTGGATATACTATTTCTTCAATGCTTGCAAACCAGTTTGGTGAGGCTGATGGAAGTCAGGTTTCATCACTTTTTTATGCGGCTTTTGTACTGATGATCCTATCTTTATTTGTAAATATCTTTGCGCAGTGGCTAGTTAAAAAATTTAGTCTCAAATATTAG